One part of the Borreliella afzelii genome encodes these proteins:
- a CDS encoding Dps family protein — protein MEKYLSYIKKDDLEEIHSKLQELLASLHIFYSNLRGIHWNIKDTNFFVIHKKTQDLYEYIEKIIDIIAERSRMLGYDSEFRYSEFMKKSFIKELNIESTSNFSLSMQSIVSSLAEILKNIFGMRKLIDTACDYGTANLIDDIMSDLEKYLWMHKALLENCDCVCHDDNKCCECDIK, from the coding sequence ATGGAAAAGTATTTAAGTTATATAAAAAAGGATGATTTAGAAGAAATACACTCAAAATTACAAGAACTCCTGGCAAGTTTGCATATTTTTTATTCTAATTTAAGAGGTATTCATTGGAATATAAAAGATACCAATTTTTTTGTTATTCACAAAAAAACCCAAGATCTTTATGAATATATTGAAAAGATTATTGATATTATTGCAGAACGTTCAAGAATGCTTGGCTATGATTCTGAATTTAGATATTCTGAGTTTATGAAAAAATCCTTTATTAAAGAGCTTAATATTGAATCAACTTCTAATTTTTCACTTTCAATGCAAAGCATTGTTTCCAGCCTCGCTGAGATTTTGAAAAATATTTTTGGAATGAGAAAATTGATTGATACTGCTTGTGATTATGGTACTGCTAATCTTATAGACGACATCATGAGTGATCTTGAGAAGTATTTATGGATGCATAAGGCATTGCTTGAAAATTGTGATTGTGTTTGTCACGATGATAACAAATGTTGCGAGTGTGATATAAAATAA
- the mvk gene encoding mevalonate kinase, giving the protein MLKIRKPAKILFLGEHSAVYGFPVIGATVPIYMDLVYSVSKNWKYLGKPNARLDSLISFIVSNYGKVNPIEFTVLSEIPIGVGLGSSASLSLCFAEYIKSHFEYKDCNKLLLANQIENIFHGKSSGMDIGLINLGGTFYLDKKEDVLNSRKVKDSGFYFLIGAIKRDFTTKEIVVNLKKQLLSNSDLFVFIERLGLTVSNAYVSFQNKDVYSLANEMNVAHYCLKRLGLSNDVLDWLISEGIKLGALSGKLSGSGKGGAFIFLFESREKANIVQKELNNMLKNSKINLVLELKVIEV; this is encoded by the coding sequence ATGTTAAAAATAAGAAAGCCTGCTAAAATATTGTTCTTGGGTGAACATAGTGCTGTTTATGGATTTCCAGTTATTGGAGCTACAGTTCCAATTTATATGGATCTGGTTTATAGTGTTTCTAAAAATTGGAAATATTTAGGGAAACCTAATGCCAGATTAGATAGTCTGATAAGTTTTATTGTTTCAAATTATGGCAAGGTTAATCCGATTGAGTTTACTGTTCTTTCTGAAATTCCTATTGGAGTTGGTCTTGGGTCTTCTGCTAGTCTTAGTTTGTGTTTTGCAGAATATATTAAAAGTCATTTTGAATATAAGGATTGTAATAAACTTTTGTTGGCAAATCAAATTGAAAACATTTTTCATGGAAAATCTTCTGGAATGGATATTGGACTAATTAATCTTGGTGGAACTTTTTATTTAGATAAAAAAGAAGATGTTTTAAATTCAAGAAAAGTAAAAGATTCTGGTTTTTATTTTTTAATAGGAGCGATAAAAAGAGATTTTACTACTAAAGAAATAGTTGTTAATTTAAAAAAACAGTTATTGTCTAATTCTGATTTATTTGTTTTTATTGAAAGGCTTGGTCTTACTGTAAGCAATGCTTATGTTTCTTTTCAGAATAAGGACGTATATTCTTTGGCTAATGAGATGAATGTTGCACACTATTGTTTAAAGCGCTTAGGATTGTCTAATGATGTTCTTGATTGGCTAATAAGTGAGGGGATTAAATTGGGCGCTCTTTCCGGGAAGTTGAGTGGTTCTGGTAAAGGGGGAGCTTTTATTTTTCTTTTTGAAAGTCGGGAAAAAGCCAATATAGTTCAAAAAGAATTAAATAATATGCTAAAAAATTCTAAAATAAATTTGGTTTTAGAGTTGAAAGTAATTGAAGTTTAG
- a CDS encoding BB0689 family surface lipoprotein, with product MKKLILIFALSLSQACNLNTIHPIDTKEDMKILYSEIAKLRKNLNLNHLEIDDILEKVAKEYAIKLGENKTLTHTLFGTTPMQRIHKYDKSFNLTREILASGIELNRVVDAWLNSPSHKEALINTDTTKIGGYRLKTDNNINIFVVLFGKRKDKN from the coding sequence ATGAAAAAATTGATTTTGATTTTTGCACTATCTTTGTCCCAAGCATGCAATTTAAATACAATACATCCAATAGATACAAAAGAAGATATGAAAATCCTATATTCAGAAATTGCTAAATTGAGAAAAAATTTGAATCTAAACCATCTAGAAATAGATGATATTCTTGAAAAAGTTGCAAAAGAATATGCTATCAAACTGGGTGAAAATAAAACACTAACTCATACCCTTTTTGGCACAACCCCAATGCAAAGAATACACAAATACGATAAATCCTTTAATTTAACAAGAGAAATACTAGCATCAGGAATTGAACTTAACAGAGTAGTTGATGCATGGCTTAATAGCCCAAGCCACAAAGAAGCTCTTATTAATACAGATACCACTAAAATAGGTGGCTATAGATTAAAAACGGATAACAATATAAATATATTTGTAGTTCTTTTTGGAAAAAGAAAAGATAAGAATTGA